From the Acidobacteriota bacterium genome, one window contains:
- a CDS encoding transposase, producing the protein MPKLFKQRLVVSKEESPDGWYSRGYFPHFDGEEVTQHVCFHLFDSLPQSVLNLWRQELKLVPQKEADIEWRTRIQDYLDSGYGECFLSDERLAETVENALLYFDGNRYALHAWCVMPNHVHTLFTPKAGFKMSKIVHSWKSFTANQCNKLLGRTGRFWELESFDRYIRNDQHFRNALVYIENNPVKAGLCRKPEEWRWSSARRR; encoded by the coding sequence ATGCCGAAGCTCTTCAAACAACGCTTGGTGGTCTCGAAAGAAGAATCGCCTGACGGGTGGTATTCTCGCGGTTACTTCCCTCATTTTGACGGCGAAGAGGTCACGCAACATGTGTGTTTTCATCTGTTCGATTCTTTGCCCCAATCGGTGTTGAACCTTTGGCGTCAGGAATTGAAACTGGTTCCGCAAAAAGAGGCCGACATCGAATGGCGGACGCGAATTCAGGATTATCTTGATAGCGGTTACGGCGAGTGTTTTTTGAGCGATGAGCGTCTGGCGGAAACTGTGGAAAACGCATTGTTGTATTTCGACGGAAACCGGTATGCGCTGCATGCCTGGTGCGTGATGCCAAATCACGTTCACACGCTCTTCACGCCGAAAGCCGGATTCAAGATGAGCAAGATTGTTCATTCGTGGAAAAGCTTCACTGCCAATCAATGCAATAAGCTGCTTGGCCGGACAGGCAGGTTCTGGGAATTGGAATCCTTCGACCGGTATATCCGCAACGATCAACATTTTCGCAACGCATTGGTTTACATTGAAAACAATCCGGTCAAAGCCGGGCTTTGCCGGAAGCCGGAAGAGTGGCGTTGGAGCAGCGCCCGGCGGCGTTAG